One Candidatus Ornithobacterium hominis genomic region harbors:
- the mutY gene encoding A/G-specific adenine glycosylase — MSFIHYILDWFHQNKRPLPWREQSSPYHVWVSEIILQQTRVDQGIHYYIRFISEFPTLQDLAKANEQSVLRQWQGLGYYSRARNLHKAAKIINDELNGKIPTNFISLKKLPGIGPYTAAAIASICFGEAVPAIDGNAYRVYARYFGIAENIAGGKAFNVFFELGKNIISEENPGDFNEAVMELGATICLPKNPKCEICPIVNTCFAYQKKEIQNLPLKVTQLKIKEIQLNYFFISQNKKFLVHYRAQKGFWQNLYDFPTQIPLEYENQARLTEQTSHILSHRKLNISFHELKISKGLKNLAQKLNCTIVDLTSVQNYPVPKPIENFINQKIKDKKK; from the coding sequence ATGTCTTTCATTCACTACATTTTAGATTGGTTTCATCAAAATAAAAGACCTCTCCCATGGCGAGAACAGTCCTCTCCCTACCATGTTTGGGTTTCAGAAATCATCCTTCAGCAAACAAGAGTAGACCAAGGAATCCATTACTATATTCGTTTCATTTCTGAGTTTCCAACGCTGCAAGATTTAGCCAAAGCCAACGAACAAAGCGTCTTACGCCAATGGCAAGGCTTGGGCTACTACTCCCGAGCTCGTAACTTGCATAAGGCGGCAAAAATCATAAATGATGAACTCAACGGGAAGATTCCTACAAATTTTATAAGCCTTAAAAAATTACCTGGCATCGGCCCCTACACCGCAGCCGCTATTGCCTCAATTTGTTTTGGTGAAGCCGTTCCCGCCATTGATGGGAATGCCTACCGAGTCTATGCACGCTACTTTGGCATTGCTGAAAACATCGCTGGGGGAAAAGCTTTCAACGTTTTTTTTGAATTAGGAAAAAACATTATATCAGAAGAAAATCCTGGTGACTTTAATGAAGCGGTGATGGAACTCGGCGCAACTATTTGCTTGCCCAAAAACCCGAAATGCGAAATTTGCCCCATCGTAAACACTTGTTTCGCTTATCAAAAAAAAGAAATTCAAAATTTACCCCTCAAAGTTACTCAGCTTAAAATCAAAGAAATTCAGCTAAATTATTTCTTCATTTCTCAAAACAAAAAATTTCTCGTTCATTACCGAGCCCAAAAAGGTTTTTGGCAAAATCTCTACGACTTCCCGACTCAAATTCCTTTAGAATATGAAAACCAAGCAAGACTCACCGAGCAAACATCGCATATTTTATCTCACCGTAAATTGAATATTTCTTTTCATGAATTGAAAATTTCTAAAGGCTTAAAAAATTTAGCTCAAAAGCTGAATTGCACGATTGTTGATTTGACTTCTGTTCAAAATTACCCCGTGCCTAAACCGATCGAAAATTTTATCAATCAAAAAATTAAAGACAAAAAAAAATGA
- a CDS encoding alpha/beta fold hydrolase — translation MTNLNFKTLGTGEPVFLLHGYLETAKMWGNMITNVKNHQFILPDLLGHGKTKKSLEINTMEAQAAEIIQLMDDLGIQKAKLVGHSMGGYIALSIARDFPERVAGLFLFYSKSLPDSDEGKRKRDKVAEIAPKNKSLFIRNSITSLFKPEDLDKFSEELEQAIAMAEETTVKGIVACALGMKERKDTTDILSSANYPIYIQLGENDVAVDISYLNEIPKRDNIKIKVTKTGHLGHYEAPEESREFLIKFLKA, via the coding sequence ATGACAAATCTGAATTTTAAAACCCTCGGCACTGGCGAACCTGTATTTCTGCTACACGGCTACCTAGAAACTGCCAAAATGTGGGGAAATATGATAACCAATGTGAAAAATCACCAATTCATCTTACCCGATCTCTTAGGGCACGGGAAAACAAAAAAATCACTGGAAATCAATACAATGGAAGCTCAAGCAGCAGAAATCATTCAATTGATGGATGATTTAGGCATTCAGAAAGCAAAGCTGGTGGGGCATAGCATGGGTGGCTACATCGCATTGTCTATCGCCCGTGACTTCCCAGAACGTGTGGCTGGGCTGTTTTTATTCTATTCCAAATCTCTGCCCGATAGTGATGAGGGAAAGAGAAAACGGGACAAAGTGGCTGAAATAGCACCTAAAAACAAATCTCTTTTCATCAGAAATTCCATCACAAGTCTTTTTAAGCCTGAGGATTTAGATAAATTCTCAGAAGAATTGGAGCAGGCCATAGCCATGGCTGAGGAAACGACAGTAAAAGGCATCGTAGCCTGTGCACTTGGCATGAAAGAAAGGAAAGACACCACAGACATTTTATCTTCTGCAAATTACCCTATCTATATTCAATTGGGTGAAAATGACGTTGCAGTGGATATTTCTTATCTAAACGAAATTCCAAAACGGGATAACATCAAAATCAAAGTGACAAAAACGGGGCATCTAGGGCATTATGAAGCACCCGAAGAATCACGTGAATTTTTAATTAAATTTTTAAAGGCTTAG
- a CDS encoding FISUMP domain-containing protein, whose translation MKKLLLSFVVLPGALATAQVGINTEEPKAMLDISAKDNQKGDLRIQDVEEKSTQWLLVWDEEDQKVKRRSLSDLKYDMILDKGKINYIRSKQPDRADEIINKIKKCAPENILFDKLFGIDYIEGKHDFVYCATLVSEGSYNRTWLNLNLGAAYADINSPHFNPTVNKTGEATHGDDRTYGSLYQWQRASDGHEFRDSQTTTEPAPSWTWAYARYHDHLPGKFITGEPNWVRNTREAPDLKLWGAVGVNDPCPSGYHVPTEQEWDKFHQAVTGSHYEFFTNQMWTQTKLPNLAAAGKRGDDGLIEIDEKDPYGYYWSNNNTIDLKRVNSFIFNNEESSIVTNSYHLAEGHSVRCIKNN comes from the coding sequence ATGAAGAAATTATTACTTTCTTTTGTTGTATTGCCAGGGGCCTTAGCCACCGCTCAGGTGGGCATTAACACAGAAGAGCCAAAAGCCATGCTAGACATCAGCGCAAAAGACAACCAAAAAGGAGACCTGCGCATACAAGATGTTGAGGAGAAATCTACCCAATGGCTTTTAGTTTGGGATGAAGAAGACCAAAAGGTGAAGCGCAGAAGTCTCTCAGACCTCAAATATGATATGATATTAGATAAAGGGAAAATAAATTATATCCGCAGTAAGCAGCCAGATAGAGCAGATGAGATCATCAATAAAATCAAAAAATGTGCACCAGAAAATATACTTTTTGATAAATTATTTGGTATCGACTACATTGAAGGCAAACATGATTTTGTGTATTGCGCTACACTTGTAAGCGAGGGCAGCTACAATAGAACATGGCTCAACCTCAACCTTGGTGCGGCGTATGCAGACATAAATAGTCCTCATTTTAACCCTACCGTTAATAAAACAGGAGAAGCTACCCATGGAGATGATAGAACCTACGGTTCATTATACCAATGGCAGAGAGCGAGTGATGGGCATGAGTTTAGGGATTCACAAACTACCACTGAACCGGCCCCAAGTTGGACATGGGCATACGCAAGATATCATGATCATTTACCAGGGAAGTTTATTACTGGAGAGCCTAACTGGGTAAGGAATACTAGAGAGGCACCAGATTTAAAGTTGTGGGGAGCAGTAGGAGTTAATGACCCTTGCCCGTCAGGTTACCATGTTCCGACTGAGCAGGAGTGGGACAAATTTCATCAGGCTGTAACGGGTAGCCATTATGAATTTTTTACTAATCAAATGTGGACACAGACTAAGTTGCCAAACCTTGCAGCTGCTGGCAAACGTGGCGATGATGGTTTAATAGAAATAGATGAGAAGGATCCTTACGGGTACTACTGGAGTAACAATAATACTATAGACTTGAAACGCGTTAATAGCTTTATATTCAACAATGAAGAAAGCTCTATTGTCACCAACAGCTACCACCTAGCTGAAGGGCACAGCGTCCGTTGTATTAAGAATAATTAA